The following are from one region of the Ananas comosus cultivar F153 linkage group 20, ASM154086v1, whole genome shotgun sequence genome:
- the LOC109725530 gene encoding uncharacterized protein LOC109725530 isoform X1, with the protein MAGSGRAELASNNPDGSAFTYPNGQRGVYSGSNLDRSGSFREGSESRVQVSGAGTSRNSASAVEIPPVSQYLSLEPLSTGEQKYPRSVELRRVLGVIVEEHSFGSVQSKPLPLIAFEDVKRFKTSIEGSSTRAKERIKFLHESMQKLDKYRNLVSRKRQKSDLSAEKFGSSNLLKMGTQTSQNPTESLSLRLEDRAKNVAPNKRFRSSVAEVRPEGRGPVSIRQSTVVDKEKVLLFDKDNKTMLRTCNGGPVVSEDKLRVLSPGGEVLDKKMRRKRSVGTMVNRSSDADREVKQAVQHRSNNDIRPRSSDNLSFRPGSSSGVIGSTKMDGSSQQSGAASRVMPKNDVDNGPASNERRERVTGLDKERLLAKGNKQNICEDAQVGSQSPLTKGKASRAPRTGPTIIGNSSSTFPRSFGGIDGWDQSVPAPNKIQPLPGMPHHKRPVSSGPSSPPVTQWVRQRQHKISRQRRANIVPPLPNFDEAPTTFSEGFVPPDVGTRSASMEPSGHLPTRGIAGSSQQLKLKTDSVSPPLGLSESEESVAVENKFKDKVIVDHGDIEEGPASVLKVTTSIVPTKKSKVNLKEEIGDGVRRQGRSGRGSMQSKACLPLSKEKLETVDNTKPLKSGRLGSDKIESRVGRPPSKKASDRKAGARPAQTIQSGSSDLTGESDDDREELLAAANAARKASSDACSSSFWRTMEPIFTRVTSKDTDFVMTQMEFVEELDRSMFDVLDADHRVMDDHPFQSSPRSSGQNKMNASGKVGKDQWLEKIVPLSQRLLSALITEDENELFDCNSEEDDGFEQFSSDYSPYASNSHVGNEHGAHDMKSDFGLDFRNPNSHSMGNVLPNVFTTSSNFRSSNIHTLGTGDDLLQAQSNVSVPSENGPLSEYGPTISTQLNTSPQNSLFEHMSLNDRILLELQSIGLHQETAPELDQGELGEIDKVISELKMRLCQQVKQNKNQLLKLEKALQEAKVVDDRTLEQLAMNKLVEAAYRKLLGGRGSSSHKAGMSKVSKQLALAFAKRTVARCHKFEEMGRSCFSEPPFRDLILNPPTTDPKYFEAATELHGVGQKLDGALLDQHQGLTHNPEQTSIKNDPTQIRGKKREALLDDVVMASASRAASTIINTPSSGPKWKKSDQNKDSKSSTAKAGRPSLSSGRGERKTKMKQKQKLSQISASSEAKVVDQEVDTQNSANIVVRDQSKEIDVGIFTESIDVLDVPDGLGGQGLDIGSWLNVDDDALQDNELVCLEIPMDDLSELKLNF; encoded by the exons GATCGGCATTTACTTATCCCAATGGGCAGCGCGGAGTGTACTCAGGTTCGAATCTGGATAGGTCTGGAAGCTTCCGTGAGGGCTCGGAAAGCCGTGTTCAGGTTTCGGGAGCTGGAACTTCGAGAAACTCAGCTTCGGCTGTTGAAATCCCGCCAGTATCTCAATATCTGTCATTAGAACCTTTATCAACGGGTGAGCAAAAGTATCCTCGCTCAGTAGAGCTGCGAAGGGTTCTCGGAGTTATCGTCGAGGAGCATTCATTTGGCTCGGTACAATCGAAGCCGCTCCCTCTGATAGCTTTTGAGGATGTCAAACGATTCAAAACGAGCATTGAAGGGTCATCAACAAGAGCTAA GGAGAGGATAAAGTTTCTGCATGAATCCATGCAGAAATTGGATAAGTATCGCAACTTAGTATCGCGGAAACGACAAAAGAGTGATCTATCAGCTGAGAAGTTTGGTAGTTCGAATTTGCTTAAGATGGGAACTCAAACTTCTCAAAACCCTACAGAATCCTTAAGTCTAAGACTGGAAGACCGGGCGAAAAATGTGGCTCCCAACAAACGTTTTCGCTCATCAGTGGCGGAAGTACGG CCAGAAGGACGTGGGCCTGTTTCTATCAGGCAATCTACTGTTGTAGATAAGGAAAAGGTTTTGCTTTTTGATAAGGATAATAAAACCATGCTTCGAACATGCAATGGTGGACCTGTGGTGTCTGAGGACAAGCTTCGTGTTCTCTCTCCTGGTGGTGAAGTGTTGGATAAAAAGATGAGACGGAAACGTTCTGTCGGCACAATGGTTAACAGATCTAGCGATGCTGATCGAGAGGTAAAGCAGGCAGTTCAACATAGGTCTAACAATGATATCCGTCCGCGAAGTAGTGATAACCTCAGCTTCAG ACCTGGATCTTCAAGTGGGGTAATAGGAAGTACCAAGATGGATGGTAGTTCCCAACAGAGTGGTGCTGCTTCCCGTGTGATGCCCAAGAACGATGTGGATAACGGCCCTGCCTCTAATGAGAGAAGAGAACGTGTAACTGGCCTTGATAAGGAACGGCTTCTAGCTAAGGGAAACAA GCAAAATATTTGTGAGGATGCTCAAGTGGGAAGTCAAAGCCCTTTGACAAAAGGAAAAGCATCAAGGGCACCAAGGACAGGCCCGACTATTATCGGGAATTCATCTTCTACTTTTCCTCGCTCCTTTGGAGGAATTGACGGTTGGGATCAATCTGTCCCTGCCCCAAACAAAATTCAGCCTTTACCTGGAATGCCCCATCATAAGCGCCCTGTGTCCTCTGGACCATCATCACCACCAGTCACTCAGTGGGTGCGCCAACGCCAGCATAAGATCTCAAGACAAAGAAGAGCGAACATCGTCCCTCCACTCCCAAACTTTGATGAAGCCCCGACAACATTTTCTGAAGGGTTCGTGCCTCCGGATGTTGGAACTAGGTCAGCATCCATGGAGCCTTCTGGGCATCTACCCACTAGGGGTATTGCTGGTAGTTCCCAGCAATTGAAATTGAAGACTGATAGTGTTTCTCCCCCCCTGGGGCTGTCAGAGAGTGAGGAGTCAGTTGCTGTTGAAAACAAGTTTAAGGACAAAGTAATTGTTGATCATGGCGATATTGAGGAGGGGCCCGCCAGTGTCCTTAAGGTGACGACTTCGATTGTGCCTACGAAGAAGAGTAAGGTTAATTTGAAAGAAGAGATTGGAGACGGAGTTAGGAGGCAGGGAAGGAGTGGAAGAGGTTCTATGCAATCTAAGGCATGCTTACCCTTGTCCAAAGAGAAATTGGAAACAGTGGACAATACCAAACCATTGAAAAGTGGGAGACTTGGTTCAGACAAGATTGAAAG TAGGGTAGGTCGTCCTCCTTCAAAAAAGGCTTCTGATCGCAAGGCTGGTGCTCGTCCAGCGCAAACTATACAGAGTGGTTCCTCAGACCTGACAG GTGAATCAGATGATGATCGTGAAGAACTGTTAGCAGCTGCAAATGCTGCTCGCAAGGCTAGCT CCGATGCCTGTTCTAGTTCTTTTTGGCGGACAATGGAACCAATTTTTACTCGCGTCACTTCTAAAGACACAGACTTTGTGATGACTCAG ATGGAATTTGTGGAGGAGCTTGATAGAAGTATGTTCGACGTTCTTGATGCTGATCATAGAGTGATG GATGACCATCCATTTCAATCCTCACCTCGCTCTTCGGGACAAAATAAAATGAATGCATCCGGAAAAGTAGGAAAAGACCAATGGTTGGAGAAAATAGTTCCACTATCACAGAGACTTCTTTCGGCTTTAATTACAGAGGATGAGAATGAGTTGTTTGACTGCAACAGCGAAGAAGATGATGGCTTTGAGCAGTTTTCAAGTGACTATTCACCTTATGCTTCTAATAGCCATGTTGGAAATGAACATGGGGCCCATGATATGAAATCCGATTTTGGGTTAGACTTTAGGAACCCAAATAGTCATTCAATGGGTAACGTTCTCCCCAATGTGTTTACAACTTCTAGCAACTTTAGGAGCTCAAACATTCACACTCTTGGAACTGGTGATGATCTCTTACAAGCACAAAGCAATGTTAGTGTGCCTTCAGAAAATGGGCCACTTTCAGAATATGGGCCAACCATTTCAACTCAGCTAAATACTTCTCCACAAAATAgtctatttgagcatatgtcTCTCAACGACAGGATATTATTGGAGCTGCAGAGCATTGGCCTTCACCAGGAGACAGCG CCTGAGCTGGATCAAGGAGAACTTGGGGAGATTGATAAAGTTATCTCAGAGCTAAAGATGAGGCTCTGCCAGCAG GTGAAGCAAAACAAGAATCAGCTACTTAAGTTGGAAAAAGCTCTTCAAGAGGCCAAAGTAGTTGATGATAG GACTCTTGAACAGCTTGCAATGAACAAACTTGTTGAGGCGGCATACAGAAAGCTACTG GGTGGTCGAGGTAGTTCAAGTCATAAGGCTGGTATGAGCAAGGTTTCAAAGCAATTAGCCTTAGCCTTTGCAAAGCGAACTGTTGCCAGATGCCATAAATTCGAGGAAATGGGTCGAAGCTGCTTTAGTGAACCGCCCTTCCGGGATTTGATCCTCAATCCGCCTACCACTGACCCTAAATATTTCGAAG CTGCCACTGAGCTACATGGAGTTGGTCAGAAGCTCGATGGAGCTCTATTGGATCAACATCAAGGATTAACTCACAATCCAGAACAAACTTCAATTAAGAACGACCCAACGCAAATAAgggggaagaagagagaagCCCTTCTCGACGATGTTGTTATGGCTTCGGCTTCACGTGCTGCATCAACCATCATAAACACTCCTTCAAGTGGTCCAAAATGGAAAAAATCCGATCAAAACAAAGATTCAAAAAGCTCCACTGCAAAAGCCGGCCGCCCGTCTTTAAGCAGCGGAAGGGGCGAGCGTAAAACCAAGatgaagcagaagcagaagctgtcCCAAATATCGGCTTCCTCAGAAGCAAAAGTTGTTGACCAAGAAGTTGATACGCAAAACTCGGCTAACATTGTTGTTCGAGATCAATCGAAGGAGATAGATGTCGGTATATTCACGGAATCGATCGACGTGTTAGATGTTCCTGATGGATTAGGTGGGCAAGGGCTCGATATAGGTTCATGGTTGAATGTCGATGATGATGCATTGCAAGATAATGAGTTAGTTTGCCTAGAGATTCCGATGGACGACCTCTCAGAGTTGAAGCTGAATTTCTAA
- the LOC109725530 gene encoding uncharacterized protein LOC109725530 isoform X4, translated as MAGSGRAELASNNPDGSAFTYPNGQRGVYSGSNLDRSGSFREGSESRVQVSGAGTSRNSASAVEIPPVSQYLSLEPLSTGEQKYPRSVELRRVLGVIVEEHSFGSVQSKPLPLIAFEDVKRFKTSIEGSSTRAKERIKFLHESMQKLDKYRNLVSRKRQKSDLSAEKFGSSNLLKMGTQTSQNPTESLSLRLEDRAKNVAPNKRFRSSVAEVRPEGRGPVSIRQSTVVDKEKVLLFDKDNKTMLRTCNGGPVVSEDKLRVLSPGGEVLDKKMRRKRSVGTMVNRSSDADREVKQAVQHRSNNDIRPRSSDNLSFRPGSSSGVIGSTKMDGSSQQSGAASRVMPKNDVDNGPASNERRERVTGLDKERLLAKGNKQNICEDAQVGSQSPLTKGKASRAPRTGPTIIGNSSSTFPRSFGGIDGWDQSVPAPNKIQPLPGMPHHKRPVSSGPSSPPVTQWVRQRQHKISRQRRANIVPPLPNFDEAPTTFSEGFVPPDVGTRSASMEPSGHLPTRGIAGSSQQLKLKTDSVSPPLGLSESEESVAVENKFKDKVIVDHGDIEEGPASVLKVTTSIVPTKKSKVNLKEEIGDGVRRQGRSGRGSMQSKACLPLSKEKLETVDNTKPLKSGRLGSDKIESRVGRPPSKKASDRKAGARPAQTIQSGSSDLTGESDDDREELLAAANAARKASSDACSSSFWRTMEPIFTRVTSKDTDFVMTQMEFVEELDRSMFDVLDADHRVMDDHPFQSSPRSSGQNKMNASGKVGKDQWLEKIVPLSQRLLSALITEDENELFDCNSEEDDGFEQFSSDYSPYASNSHVGNEHGAHDMKSDFGLDFRNPNSHSMGNVLPNVFTTSSNFRSSNIHTLGTGDDLLQAQSNVSVPSENGPLSEYGPTISTQLNTSPQNSLFEHMSLNDRILLELQSIGLHQETAPELDQGELGEIDKVISELKMRLCQQVKQNKNQLLKLEKALQEAKVVDDRTLEQLAMNKLVEAAYRKLLLPLSYMELVRSSMELYWINIKD; from the exons GATCGGCATTTACTTATCCCAATGGGCAGCGCGGAGTGTACTCAGGTTCGAATCTGGATAGGTCTGGAAGCTTCCGTGAGGGCTCGGAAAGCCGTGTTCAGGTTTCGGGAGCTGGAACTTCGAGAAACTCAGCTTCGGCTGTTGAAATCCCGCCAGTATCTCAATATCTGTCATTAGAACCTTTATCAACGGGTGAGCAAAAGTATCCTCGCTCAGTAGAGCTGCGAAGGGTTCTCGGAGTTATCGTCGAGGAGCATTCATTTGGCTCGGTACAATCGAAGCCGCTCCCTCTGATAGCTTTTGAGGATGTCAAACGATTCAAAACGAGCATTGAAGGGTCATCAACAAGAGCTAA GGAGAGGATAAAGTTTCTGCATGAATCCATGCAGAAATTGGATAAGTATCGCAACTTAGTATCGCGGAAACGACAAAAGAGTGATCTATCAGCTGAGAAGTTTGGTAGTTCGAATTTGCTTAAGATGGGAACTCAAACTTCTCAAAACCCTACAGAATCCTTAAGTCTAAGACTGGAAGACCGGGCGAAAAATGTGGCTCCCAACAAACGTTTTCGCTCATCAGTGGCGGAAGTACGG CCAGAAGGACGTGGGCCTGTTTCTATCAGGCAATCTACTGTTGTAGATAAGGAAAAGGTTTTGCTTTTTGATAAGGATAATAAAACCATGCTTCGAACATGCAATGGTGGACCTGTGGTGTCTGAGGACAAGCTTCGTGTTCTCTCTCCTGGTGGTGAAGTGTTGGATAAAAAGATGAGACGGAAACGTTCTGTCGGCACAATGGTTAACAGATCTAGCGATGCTGATCGAGAGGTAAAGCAGGCAGTTCAACATAGGTCTAACAATGATATCCGTCCGCGAAGTAGTGATAACCTCAGCTTCAG ACCTGGATCTTCAAGTGGGGTAATAGGAAGTACCAAGATGGATGGTAGTTCCCAACAGAGTGGTGCTGCTTCCCGTGTGATGCCCAAGAACGATGTGGATAACGGCCCTGCCTCTAATGAGAGAAGAGAACGTGTAACTGGCCTTGATAAGGAACGGCTTCTAGCTAAGGGAAACAA GCAAAATATTTGTGAGGATGCTCAAGTGGGAAGTCAAAGCCCTTTGACAAAAGGAAAAGCATCAAGGGCACCAAGGACAGGCCCGACTATTATCGGGAATTCATCTTCTACTTTTCCTCGCTCCTTTGGAGGAATTGACGGTTGGGATCAATCTGTCCCTGCCCCAAACAAAATTCAGCCTTTACCTGGAATGCCCCATCATAAGCGCCCTGTGTCCTCTGGACCATCATCACCACCAGTCACTCAGTGGGTGCGCCAACGCCAGCATAAGATCTCAAGACAAAGAAGAGCGAACATCGTCCCTCCACTCCCAAACTTTGATGAAGCCCCGACAACATTTTCTGAAGGGTTCGTGCCTCCGGATGTTGGAACTAGGTCAGCATCCATGGAGCCTTCTGGGCATCTACCCACTAGGGGTATTGCTGGTAGTTCCCAGCAATTGAAATTGAAGACTGATAGTGTTTCTCCCCCCCTGGGGCTGTCAGAGAGTGAGGAGTCAGTTGCTGTTGAAAACAAGTTTAAGGACAAAGTAATTGTTGATCATGGCGATATTGAGGAGGGGCCCGCCAGTGTCCTTAAGGTGACGACTTCGATTGTGCCTACGAAGAAGAGTAAGGTTAATTTGAAAGAAGAGATTGGAGACGGAGTTAGGAGGCAGGGAAGGAGTGGAAGAGGTTCTATGCAATCTAAGGCATGCTTACCCTTGTCCAAAGAGAAATTGGAAACAGTGGACAATACCAAACCATTGAAAAGTGGGAGACTTGGTTCAGACAAGATTGAAAG TAGGGTAGGTCGTCCTCCTTCAAAAAAGGCTTCTGATCGCAAGGCTGGTGCTCGTCCAGCGCAAACTATACAGAGTGGTTCCTCAGACCTGACAG GTGAATCAGATGATGATCGTGAAGAACTGTTAGCAGCTGCAAATGCTGCTCGCAAGGCTAGCT CCGATGCCTGTTCTAGTTCTTTTTGGCGGACAATGGAACCAATTTTTACTCGCGTCACTTCTAAAGACACAGACTTTGTGATGACTCAG ATGGAATTTGTGGAGGAGCTTGATAGAAGTATGTTCGACGTTCTTGATGCTGATCATAGAGTGATG GATGACCATCCATTTCAATCCTCACCTCGCTCTTCGGGACAAAATAAAATGAATGCATCCGGAAAAGTAGGAAAAGACCAATGGTTGGAGAAAATAGTTCCACTATCACAGAGACTTCTTTCGGCTTTAATTACAGAGGATGAGAATGAGTTGTTTGACTGCAACAGCGAAGAAGATGATGGCTTTGAGCAGTTTTCAAGTGACTATTCACCTTATGCTTCTAATAGCCATGTTGGAAATGAACATGGGGCCCATGATATGAAATCCGATTTTGGGTTAGACTTTAGGAACCCAAATAGTCATTCAATGGGTAACGTTCTCCCCAATGTGTTTACAACTTCTAGCAACTTTAGGAGCTCAAACATTCACACTCTTGGAACTGGTGATGATCTCTTACAAGCACAAAGCAATGTTAGTGTGCCTTCAGAAAATGGGCCACTTTCAGAATATGGGCCAACCATTTCAACTCAGCTAAATACTTCTCCACAAAATAgtctatttgagcatatgtcTCTCAACGACAGGATATTATTGGAGCTGCAGAGCATTGGCCTTCACCAGGAGACAGCG CCTGAGCTGGATCAAGGAGAACTTGGGGAGATTGATAAAGTTATCTCAGAGCTAAAGATGAGGCTCTGCCAGCAG GTGAAGCAAAACAAGAATCAGCTACTTAAGTTGGAAAAAGCTCTTCAAGAGGCCAAAGTAGTTGATGATAG GACTCTTGAACAGCTTGCAATGAACAAACTTGTTGAGGCGGCATACAGAAAGCTACTG CTGCCACTGAGCTACATGGAGTTGGTCAGAAGCTCGATGGAGCTCTATTGGATCAACATCAAGGATTAA